The Sulfurospirillum tamanense DNA segment TCGCAGTTGACAACAAAGCGCAAATAGCAGTAAGATTCCCATCAAAAAGGCCCCTTTATGCACGCATTCATTCATGCTCTTCCCAAAGCCGAACTGCACGTTCATCTTGAAGGCACCCTAGAGCCCGAACTCTTGTTGCGCTTGGCTCAAAAACACGGCATCCCCACGCCCTATGAAAGTGTCGAAGCGGCGCGCACGGCATACCAGTTTGACTCCTTGCAGTCTTTTTTAAACCTCTATTACAAGGGCGCGGATGTGTTGCGTGACGCGGAGGATTTTTACACCCTCACATGGGAGTACCTCACCCGCGCCCACGCGCAAAATGTCTGCCATGTGGAGCCCTTTTTCGACCCCCAAACCCACACCGCTAGAGACATCCCTTTGGACGCAGTGTTTGAGGGCATCACGGGGGCGCTACGCCAGGGGGAGAAAGAGTTTGGCATCACATCGGGGTTGATTTTGTGTTTTTTGCGCGACCTGAGCGAAGAAGCGGCACTGGCCACCTTTGAAGCGGCCTTGCCTTTTCGCGACCAGTTTGTGGGTGTGGGGCTAGACTCCGCGGAAGTGGGTAATCCGCCCAGTAAATTTACCCGCGTCTTTGCCAACGCCAAGGCCGAGGGCTTACACCTTGTGGCCCATGCGGGCGAAGAGGGTGACAGCAGTTATATTTGGGACGCGCTGAACGCTTTACATGTAACGCGCATCGACCACGGCATCGCGTGTGAACAAGACCCTGTGTTGGTGGCCTATTTGCGTGAACATGCCATCCCTTTGACAGTGTGTCCCCTTTCTAACCTCAAACTCAAAGCAGTGCCAAGTATGAAAGAGCACAATATTTTGCGCTTGCTAAAAGAGGGGGTGTGCGTCACGGTAAACTCCGATGACCCTGCCTATTTTGGCGGGTACATGAACGAAAACTACGAAGCGTTAGTAACCCATTTGGGTGCGACTAAAGAAGAACTAAAAGCCCTTACATGTAACAGTTTTCGCGCCTCCTTTTTGGGCGAAAAAGACAAGCAAGCCCATCTGGCGCGCGTGGAGAGTATGTGAGATGGAAGAGGCATTTTTAGCCCACCAAAAAGCCCTTTTGGGGTACGTGTACAAGCGGGTGAAAGACAAGCACATTGCTCAAGACATCGTGCAAGAAGTTTACCTCAAAGCCCTAGAAAAACAGACAACATTGCGTTCACCTGAACGTTTGGTGGGGTGGTTGTACACAATTGCGGCCCATGCGATTGTAGATTTTTACCGCGCCAAATCTCCCGCGTTGCCCCTTTGCGATGACCACGCCCAGCCCCAAGTGCGCAAAGAATCCTTGGAAGAATTAAGTGCGTGCGTGGAGCCACTGCTTGCTTTGTTGCCGAAGCATCATGCCCTTGCTTTGCGCTTGTATGAGCTAGAAGGCCTTTCGCAAAACGCCATTGCAAAGGAGTTAAACCTCTCTTTATCCGCCACCAAATCCCGCATTTTACGGGGCAGAAAACAACTCAAAGAGCGTTTATTGGCGTGCTGTGAGATTGAATACGTGCGTGGCAAAGTGGCAGGATTTACCCCACGAAAGGACTGCGATAGCACGTGTGCGTGCTAAGGGTTGCATCTTTTTTGCTCTTTTTCCGTCTTTACATGTAAAGCATTCACAAAGGAGAAAAGATGATAACGACCAAAGAGCAACTTTACGAAGAGGTGCGTACGGTGTACGGGGAAATTGCCCAAGGTAAGCGTTGCGGATGTGGGCCAAGTTGTTGCGGGGACGCACAAGCGCAAAGTTTGGGGTTGGGTTACAGTGCCACAGCCTTGGCTTCGGTGCCAAAAGAGGCCAACAAGGGGCTAGGATGTGGAAATCCCACGGCCATAGCAAGCCTCAAAAAAGGCGAAGTAGTGGTGGATTTGGGCAGTGGCGCGGGACTTGACGCGTTTTTGGCGGCGCACCACGTGGGCGAAGAAGGGCGAGTGATTGGCGTGGACATGACCCCGCAAATGCTCACTAAAGCCCGCGAAAACGCCCGTAAAGGAGCGTATCAACACGTCGAGTTTCGCCTAGGGGAAATCGAAAACTTGCCCATTGCTAATGGCGTGGTGGATGTGATTATTTCCAACTGCGTCATCAACCTCTCCCCTGACAAACCCCGCGTGTTTAAAGAAGCCTACCGCGTGCTAAAACCTGGCGGCCGCTTGGCTATCTCAGACATGGTAGCCCTAGCGCCATTGCCTGAGATTTTAGCCCAAGACATCGCCTTGTACACAGGATGTTTAGCGGGGGCGTCGGTGGTGGGTGAACTGGAAAACCTGCTCACCTCCTGCGGGTTTGAAGCGGTTTGCATTACCCCAAAACACACTACCACCTGCGGCACAGGCCAAGAGCGCATTGAAGACTACGTGGTTTCAGCGACCATCGAAGCGGTGAAGCCAAAACCGTAGTATAATGCGCAAAATTCTTCTAAGGCGAGCAAAATGACGTGGTACCTTTTAGGCTTAGTGGCAGGGTTTGGGCTACTGGTGTGGAGTGCGGGAAAATTTGTCGAAGGTGCGGCGTCTACAGCGAAACAGTTGGGCGTGCCCATGCTGCTCATCGGGGTCTTGGTGGTGGGCTTTGGGACGAGTGCGCCAGAGATGGTTGTCTCCGCCATGGCGGCCATGGAGGGCAATCCTGCTCTAGCTTTGGGCAATGCCCTTGGGTCAAACATCGTCAACATTGCTCTCATTTTAGGCGTAACAGCGGTGATTGCGCCCATTGCGGTGCATTCGGGTATTGTCAAAAAAGAGTTGCCGTTATTGCTTGGCATTAGCCTTTTGAGTGGGGTTTGTGTGCTAGATGGTCGACTCAGTCTTGGCGAGGGCTTAGTGCTGTTGGCGGGATTTTTTGGGCTCATCGGGTGGTCGGTGGTGGCGGCACTTAAGGGCAAAAACGACACGCTAGAAACGGGAGTTGAAGCAGAAATCCCCGCGATGAGCTTAGGGGCAAGCGTGGCGTGGCTCGTGGTTGGTTTGGTGCTGTTAGTGGCAAGTTCGAGGTTGTTGGTGTGGAGTGCGGTGGGCATTGCTGAGGCTTTTGGCGTGAGTGATTTAATCATCGGGCTGACCATCGTGGCCCTTGGCACCTCCCTTCCCGAACTGGCCGCATCTATTGTTGCTATTAAAAAAGGGGAACACGACTTGGCCGTTGGCAATGTGGTGGGGTCAAACATGTTTAACATCCTTGCCGTCATTGGCATCGCAGCGGTGATTCACCCGATGGAAAACATCGCGCGTGAAGTACTAACTCGCGACTGGGTGGTGATGATGGGCCTTACCCTTGCGCTTTTTGCCATGGCGTATGGGCGCAAAGGACGGCAAGGGCGCATCAACCGCGTCGAGGGCGCGTTGTTGCTTGGCGTGTACGTGGGGTACAATCTTGTGCTTGGGGCCTCCATAGGGGCGTTTTAGGGGGAATTTTTTGCCTCACCCTAGTCTCTCTTGGTGGCGAGGCAAAAAATCTTTACATGTAAGGAGTCAAGTGATAGAATTTTTGCTGTTTTTAGGCTTGCTTGGGGCGCTTAGTTCTATCGTCTTTTGGAGTGTTTTGCTGGGTATTTCACCTATGCCTTCTCTTCCTAAAACCGCCCGAAAAATTGCCCAACAGGTAAAGAAACACCCCGCTTCTACGGTGGTAGAGCTTGGAAGCGGTTGGGGGACGTTGGCTCTTTGCATCGCTAGGCATAACCCCACGAAACAGGTGTTGGCGTATGAGCGCTCTTTTGTGCCGTACGCTTTTTCTTTGCTTCTTCAAGCCCTTTGGCGCACGCCTAATGTCACGTTTAAAAACGCCAATTTTCTTACCCACACTTTTACGAACGAGCAGATTGCCGTGGCGTATTTGTGTCCTCGCAGCATGGTATCTTTGTGGGAGCATTGGAGCAAGAACGGCTTTCCTAGGGTGCTTGTGAGTGCCACCTTTGCTTTACGTGGAGTCATCCCGACGCAAACCTTAAAGCCCTCAGGGTTTTTGGAGGCTATCTTGTTTGAATACACCACGTTTAAACCCACCGTGCTAAAATAGCCCATCAAAAACAACAATATGAAGGAGTAGTGTATGAACTTAAAAACCCAATTTTTAGACGCCATGCAGTTTCGCCATGCGTGCAAACTGTTTAATGAGCAAAAAATCTCCAAAGAAGATTTACGGTTTATCTTAGAAGCAGGGCGGGTAAGTCCTAGTTCTTTTGGCGCTGAACAATGGAAATTTATTGTAGTGCAAAACGAAGTCCTAAAAAAAGAGATAGAGGCGGCTTCTTGGGGTCAAAAACAAGTTTCCACTTCCAGTGATTTGATTGTCATTTTAGCACGCAAAGACGTGCGCAGTTCTGATGTGTACACCAGAGCCCAACTACGCCGTTTTGGGTTGGCGGAAGAAGCCTTTAATGGTTTTATGGAAATTTACAAAGCGTGGATTGATGGCAGAGATGACCAAACTTTAGAATTATGGAGTGAAAAACAGTGCTACATCGCCGCGGCGAACATGATGAGTGCAGCGGCGTTTATTGGGATTGATTCATGCCCTATCGAAGGGTTTGATGCCGCTAAGGTCAATGCTATTTTAGGCATCGATACCGCCGTGTTTCACACCGCTTTGCTCATCCCCTTTGGCTACCGCGCTAGCGAACAACGCGCCAAGCACCGCTTGAGCTTTGACGAAGTCGTAGAATTTCGAGTCTAGTATGCTAAAAGCCCTTGAGACCTTTTTACATGTAGTGGAAAAGGAGGATTTTGTGGAAGGCCATGAAGTTCTTGAAGACACGTGGCGTGCGTGGAAAAATGACCCCGCGACCCGTCAAGAAAGCTACATCCTCAAAGGTCTCATCAACGGGGCTACAGCCTTGGCCTTGGTGCGTTTAGGGCGGGAGCCATCGGCACACAAAGTGTGGGAAACCTATGAAAAATACCGCCCGCTCATCGACACCACCCCTTCGCCGCTTACGCCCAACTACCGCCAAGCGTGCGCCCTTTTGGAAGAAAAATACACGAAAGTGTTTTCTGATTTAGCTCCTTAGGCACCTACTTCTACCACGGTTTCAATCCAGCGGTCAGATTTTACCTTCCCTTCCTCAGGCGCTTGTATGCCAAGTTTTTCAGGGGCCACACCCGCTTTTTTTAAGGCTTCTGCGAGAGCTTGTGCTCGCGCGTTAGCAAGGGCGTGAAGTTCTTGTTCCAAGACTAAGATACTCTTTTTTAGCGCTGCTAATAGCGCTTCGTGAAAGAGGGCAAGGTCCAGTTTTCCCTCTTTGGTGTGGGTTTTTTGCAAGGCTTCGTACGTTTCTTTGGAAAAAGTCTCATGAAACCATGCACTAAGAATCTCCTCGTACGCTTTTCCCTTTTTAAGCTCCGCCTCAATGCGTGCCATGGCCGCTGTGTGTTGCAAAGCCGCGGTATCGCGCGCCGCATGGTAGGTGCCTGTAATGTTCAGGCGCAACTGAGGGCGCTCTTCTAGAATCTTGCGGTAATGGACCATTTTTTCCTCTTCGGAAGGTAACAAGGTCGTCACGCCCGCGTCAAAATCGATGGCTTTTAAAGTCTCGCCATCGATGCCAAGTAAGCTTCCTAGCAAGCGAAAAGGAGAGGTGACAATGTTGGTGAGCACGTTGGTGAGCGCACGCCAAATGATGGCTCCGTAACTAAACTGCGGGTCGTTTAAATCCCCGTGAACTGGCAGGTTCAAGTCGATGCGCCCGTTGCGGTCTTTGAGTAAGGCGATGGCAAGGTTTAGGGGCAGATTCAACGCTTCTGGACTTTCGATGCGCTCCCCGAGGGTCAAGGTTTGAAGCACGATGGTGTTGTTGCCTTGGAGAGACTTTTGGCGCACCTTGTAACCCAAATCCAAATCCAATCGCCCGTCACTGATGGCGTAGCCTACAAATTTTCCCGAATAGGGCGAAAGGCGCGTGAGGTCGATATTTTTAAACAAGACCCCGATGTCGATGTGGTTGGCAAGGTCAAAAGGAAGCATCTCCCCGTCAATTTGCACGTAGCCGTAGCGGTCAACAGCTCCCGTGAGCGCTAACTTAGAGGGTTGGGTGGAAGTGAAATTCAACGTGGAAAGTGTGCCTTTGAGGGAGTGAATTTGGGTGGCAAAAGGCAAAGGTAAAGAGTCGTCTTTAAAATCCATCGATCCTTTTTCGAGCCCAAAGCGACTTAGCGTGACATCCGCAGGAGCTGATTTTTCAGCAGGGGTTTGGTCGGATGTTTCAGGAAAAAGTTCTCCTATGTTGGTACTCATGTCGGAGCGAATGTGTAAGGAAGCGTAAGGCTCCAAAAGTGCCACATCCTTTACATGTAAGGCAAAGGGATGAGTTTGAAATTCTAATGCTTTGACTCCAAGGTTTTTCCAGCGCACCAAAGGCGTGTTGGCACGGTCGCTAATGGCAATATTTTTGAGGTTAAAGGCACTGGTAGTATGGAGGGAAAAATCCTCTTTTACAGCGTAAGAACTTTGCAACTCTAGCGATCCTGAGGTAAACGCGCCACGGAAAAAAGGCTTCAAATAAGGTGCGTAGTAGGGAAGGTTGGGGTGAGAAAGGGTGAACATGCCTTGGGCATTAAAAGGACTCACGTGAAGAGTTCCTGTGTTTACCACTTCTGCCCCGTCGGCTAAAGCCTTCAGGGTGTAGGCAATGGGTTTAGAAAAATCACTAAGAAGAGGTGAAGCTTCTAAAGATAGCTCTTCTAGGCGGTGGGTTTGTGGACCCCCTAGAAGCACTGCCTTGCCTTCTTTGAGTTGCAGGGTTTCCACTTGTGCTAAAAAGGGTGATTTGGGGGTTTCTTGCTCTTCTTTTGAAGGAGGCAAAAGATGCGCCAAATCCAAGGTTCCCTCCTCTAGTAATGTAGCCTGAACAAAAGGCGCATCTAGACCAATATTCTTTACATGTAACGCTTCCTCTTGGAAGGTTATATCCGTTACATGTAAGGTTTTTAAAGTTCCAAAAGGAGTATCTTCGCCAGTTTTAGCTATCCAAAAACCCTCCATGCGTGCCAACGGCAAGGTGGCAAAAACGTGTTGACTTTTGAAGACACCCTGCATGTTGCGTAGGGCGATAGCGTTAAGTTTGGCGTGGAGAGTGTTGGCGTAGGAAAAAGCAAGTGTTGAAGCATCAAAATCAGCCTGCCCAAGAACGCCTTTCCAGCCCTCTTTGTTCATATCAAAATTAGCTCTCACGTTAGAAATTCCTAAACCAGAAGCATTAAAAAAGGGTTGTCCGCGCTCTAAAAGTGCCACATCCCTAAGCTCTAGTTTTGCCCCATCAAGGCTTACATGTAAGCCTTCTTCACCCCACGTCACGAGATAGGGAAGTTCTAAGGTGGCACGAGCGTTAGTGAGGGTGTAGAGTGAATCATGCAACAAATAATCCCAAAATGCTTTAAGCCTCGCGTTTTCAAGCCGTGCATTACCGTAGAGTTTGAATGGATTCAGGCTTACGCCCCCTTCCCAGCCTAGCTCATCAAGCAACGAACCCACCCCGTCAAACTGTTGCGCTCCTATGGCGCCTCGTTTGGTGCTTAAGTCTTGCGCGGTGTAGTTTAGGCCTCCTAATGTCGTAGAAAACACCTCGGCTTTGCTTGCGTCTGTGTAGGTAAGGCTCCCTTCTTTGAGGTGAAAATGTTTTAAGAGAAAGTGTACAGAAGAGGAGGAAGAGGAGGTTTTTTCTTTTGGCGAAGAAGACGGTAGAAGATGGGCCAAATTTAAGCGTCCTTGGGTGGTAATGGTGATAAAAACCCGAGGGTTTTCAATGCGCAAAGCTTCAACAACCACCGTTTTGGTAGCGAGTGCCGTGGGATTTACATCTACAAAAAGCGTTTCAATGCGCAAGGCGGTGGCGCCGTATTGGTCGTCCAGACGCACATCATGAAGGCTTAGGGCAAAGGTAAAAGGATTAAAACGCGCGTGGGAAAAATCAAAGTAAATATGGTGGTTTTTTGCCAAATAAGAGGGCAAAAAAACAGGGAGAA contains these protein-coding regions:
- a CDS encoding adenosine deaminase yields the protein MHAFIHALPKAELHVHLEGTLEPELLLRLAQKHGIPTPYESVEAARTAYQFDSLQSFLNLYYKGADVLRDAEDFYTLTWEYLTRAHAQNVCHVEPFFDPQTHTARDIPLDAVFEGITGALRQGEKEFGITSGLILCFLRDLSEEAALATFEAALPFRDQFVGVGLDSAEVGNPPSKFTRVFANAKAEGLHLVAHAGEEGDSSYIWDALNALHVTRIDHGIACEQDPVLVAYLREHAIPLTVCPLSNLKLKAVPSMKEHNILRLLKEGVCVTVNSDDPAYFGGYMNENYEALVTHLGATKEELKALTCNSFRASFLGEKDKQAHLARVESM
- a CDS encoding sigma-70 family RNA polymerase sigma factor, translated to MEEAFLAHQKALLGYVYKRVKDKHIAQDIVQEVYLKALEKQTTLRSPERLVGWLYTIAAHAIVDFYRAKSPALPLCDDHAQPQVRKESLEELSACVEPLLALLPKHHALALRLYELEGLSQNAIAKELNLSLSATKSRILRGRKQLKERLLACCEIEYVRGKVAGFTPRKDCDSTCAC
- a CDS encoding arsenite methyltransferase; its protein translation is MITTKEQLYEEVRTVYGEIAQGKRCGCGPSCCGDAQAQSLGLGYSATALASVPKEANKGLGCGNPTAIASLKKGEVVVDLGSGAGLDAFLAAHHVGEEGRVIGVDMTPQMLTKARENARKGAYQHVEFRLGEIENLPIANGVVDVIISNCVINLSPDKPRVFKEAYRVLKPGGRLAISDMVALAPLPEILAQDIALYTGCLAGASVVGELENLLTSCGFEAVCITPKHTTTCGTGQERIEDYVVSATIEAVKPKP
- a CDS encoding calcium/sodium antiporter — encoded protein: MTWYLLGLVAGFGLLVWSAGKFVEGAASTAKQLGVPMLLIGVLVVGFGTSAPEMVVSAMAAMEGNPALALGNALGSNIVNIALILGVTAVIAPIAVHSGIVKKELPLLLGISLLSGVCVLDGRLSLGEGLVLLAGFFGLIGWSVVAALKGKNDTLETGVEAEIPAMSLGASVAWLVVGLVLLVASSRLLVWSAVGIAEAFGVSDLIIGLTIVALGTSLPELAASIVAIKKGEHDLAVGNVVGSNMFNILAVIGIAAVIHPMENIAREVLTRDWVVMMGLTLALFAMAYGRKGRQGRINRVEGALLLGVYVGYNLVLGASIGAF
- a CDS encoding class I SAM-dependent methyltransferase codes for the protein MIEFLLFLGLLGALSSIVFWSVLLGISPMPSLPKTARKIAQQVKKHPASTVVELGSGWGTLALCIARHNPTKQVLAYERSFVPYAFSLLLQALWRTPNVTFKNANFLTHTFTNEQIAVAYLCPRSMVSLWEHWSKNGFPRVLVSATFALRGVIPTQTLKPSGFLEAILFEYTTFKPTVLK
- a CDS encoding NAD(P)H-dependent oxidoreductase — protein: MNLKTQFLDAMQFRHACKLFNEQKISKEDLRFILEAGRVSPSSFGAEQWKFIVVQNEVLKKEIEAASWGQKQVSTSSDLIVILARKDVRSSDVYTRAQLRRFGLAEEAFNGFMEIYKAWIDGRDDQTLELWSEKQCYIAAANMMSAAAFIGIDSCPIEGFDAAKVNAILGIDTAVFHTALLIPFGYRASEQRAKHRLSFDEVVEFRV
- a CDS encoding DUF309 domain-containing protein; the encoded protein is MLKALETFLHVVEKEDFVEGHEVLEDTWRAWKNDPATRQESYILKGLINGATALALVRLGREPSAHKVWETYEKYRPLIDTTPSPLTPNYRQACALLEEKYTKVFSDLAP
- a CDS encoding DUF748 domain-containing protein, whose product is MGPFYQRLSLWIGGIIAGYALVGALFLPLLLPVFLPSYLAKNHHIYFDFSHARFNPFTFALSLHDVRLDDQYGATALRIETLFVDVNPTALATKTVVVEALRIENPRVFITITTQGRLNLAHLLPSSSPKEKTSSSSSSVHFLLKHFHLKEGSLTYTDASKAEVFSTTLGGLNYTAQDLSTKRGAIGAQQFDGVGSLLDELGWEGGVSLNPFKLYGNARLENARLKAFWDYLLHDSLYTLTNARATLELPYLVTWGEEGLHVSLDGAKLELRDVALLERGQPFFNASGLGISNVRANFDMNKEGWKGVLGQADFDASTLAFSYANTLHAKLNAIALRNMQGVFKSQHVFATLPLARMEGFWIAKTGEDTPFGTLKTLHVTDITFQEEALHVKNIGLDAPFVQATLLEEGTLDLAHLLPPSKEEQETPKSPFLAQVETLQLKEGKAVLLGGPQTHRLEELSLEASPLLSDFSKPIAYTLKALADGAEVVNTGTLHVSPFNAQGMFTLSHPNLPYYAPYLKPFFRGAFTSGSLELQSSYAVKEDFSLHTTSAFNLKNIAISDRANTPLVRWKNLGVKALEFQTHPFALHVKDVALLEPYASLHIRSDMSTNIGELFPETSDQTPAEKSAPADVTLSRFGLEKGSMDFKDDSLPLPFATQIHSLKGTLSTLNFTSTQPSKLALTGAVDRYGYVQIDGEMLPFDLANHIDIGVLFKNIDLTRLSPYSGKFVGYAISDGRLDLDLGYKVRQKSLQGNNTIVLQTLTLGERIESPEALNLPLNLAIALLKDRNGRIDLNLPVHGDLNDPQFSYGAIIWRALTNVLTNIVTSPFRLLGSLLGIDGETLKAIDFDAGVTTLLPSEEEKMVHYRKILEERPQLRLNITGTYHAARDTAALQHTAAMARIEAELKKGKAYEEILSAWFHETFSKETYEALQKTHTKEGKLDLALFHEALLAALKKSILVLEQELHALANARAQALAEALKKAGVAPEKLGIQAPEEGKVKSDRWIETVVEVGA